A section of the Aricia agestis chromosome 4, ilAriAges1.1, whole genome shotgun sequence genome encodes:
- the LOC121726040 gene encoding retinol dehydrogenase 13-like isoform X1, with protein MTTMWVPNLPLAVLTGMAAGAGALCVFKDMYGGTPFDKKVRAEGLTVVVTGANTGIGRETVAEFAKRGAKVFMACRDMAKCEAARREIVLESGNKYVYCRPCDLASVHSVKKFVDRFKKEEPHLHVLVNNAAVLEPPERLTPDGFETQLAVNHLAHFLLTSLLTDTLKKSAPSRVIVVTCKSHFKGRIHRDDLNSATASDAYNQSKLANVLFARELGRRMLGTGVAVSAVDPGFSDTYITRHLPMSRSFTRFFVYPLFWPVMKNARTGAQTILHAALDPALADTKGDYFVDKELALPSAEAQDYELGLWLWKVSDKWITSRLAAPAPAAPPTLTPARAPAVAAPLVAAA; from the exons ATGACCA CGATGTGGGTGCCCAACCTGCCCCTCGCCGTGCTCACCGGCATGGCGGCCGGCGCCGGCGCGCTATGTGTATTCAA GGACATGTACGGGGGCACGCCGTTCGACAAGAAGGTCCGCGCGGAGGGCCTGACGGTGGTCGTGACGGGCGCCAACACCGGCATCGGCCGCGAGACCGTCGCCGAGTTCGCCAAGCGCGGAGCTAAG GTGTTCATGGCGTGCCGCGACATGGCGAAGTGcgaggcggcgcggcgcgagatCGTGCTGGAGTCGGGCAACAAGTACGTTTACTGCCGGCCCTGCGACCTCGCCAGCGTCCACTCCGTCAAGAAGTTCGTCGACAG GTTCAAGAAGGAAGAGCCGCACCTGCACGTGCTGGTGAACAACGCCGCGGTGCTTGAGCCGCCCGAGCGCCTCACGCCCGACGGCTTCGAGACGCAGCTCGCCGTCAACCACCTCGCACACTTCCTGCTCACCTCGCTGCTCACCGACACGCTCAAG AAATCGGCGCCGAGCCGCGTGATTGTGGTGACGTGCAAGTCGCACTTCAAGGGGCGCATCCACCGCGACGACCTCAACAGCGCCACCGCAAGCGACGCCTACAACCAGAGCAAGCTCGCCAACGTGCTCTTCGCCAGGGAGCTCGGACGCCGGATGCTCG GCACGGGCGTGGCAGTCTCGGCGGTGGACCCGGGTTTCTCGGACACGTACATCACGCGCCACCTGCCGATGTCCCGCAGCTTCACGCGCTTCTTCGTGTACCCGCTGTTCTGGCCCGTGATGAAGAACGCGCGCACCGGCGCACAGACTATCCTGCATGCCGCGCTAGATCCCGCGCTCGCTGATACCAAGGGCGACTACTTTGT cgaCAAGGAGCTGGCGCTGCCGTCGGCTGAGGCGCAGGACTACGAGCTGGGGCTGTGGCTGTGGAAGGTCAGCGACAAGTGGATCACCAGCCGCCTCGCCGCAcccgcccccgccgcgcccCCCACCCTCACACCGGCGCGCGCACCCGCCGTAGCTGCGCCCCTGGTGGCCGCCGCGTGA
- the LOC121726040 gene encoding retinol dehydrogenase 13-like isoform X2, which produces MWVPNLPLAVLTGMAAGAGALCVFKDMYGGTPFDKKVRAEGLTVVVTGANTGIGRETVAEFAKRGAKVFMACRDMAKCEAARREIVLESGNKYVYCRPCDLASVHSVKKFVDRFKKEEPHLHVLVNNAAVLEPPERLTPDGFETQLAVNHLAHFLLTSLLTDTLKKSAPSRVIVVTCKSHFKGRIHRDDLNSATASDAYNQSKLANVLFARELGRRMLGTGVAVSAVDPGFSDTYITRHLPMSRSFTRFFVYPLFWPVMKNARTGAQTILHAALDPALADTKGDYFVDKELALPSAEAQDYELGLWLWKVSDKWITSRLAAPAPAAPPTLTPARAPAVAAPLVAAA; this is translated from the exons ATGTGGGTGCCCAACCTGCCCCTCGCCGTGCTCACCGGCATGGCGGCCGGCGCCGGCGCGCTATGTGTATTCAA GGACATGTACGGGGGCACGCCGTTCGACAAGAAGGTCCGCGCGGAGGGCCTGACGGTGGTCGTGACGGGCGCCAACACCGGCATCGGCCGCGAGACCGTCGCCGAGTTCGCCAAGCGCGGAGCTAAG GTGTTCATGGCGTGCCGCGACATGGCGAAGTGcgaggcggcgcggcgcgagatCGTGCTGGAGTCGGGCAACAAGTACGTTTACTGCCGGCCCTGCGACCTCGCCAGCGTCCACTCCGTCAAGAAGTTCGTCGACAG GTTCAAGAAGGAAGAGCCGCACCTGCACGTGCTGGTGAACAACGCCGCGGTGCTTGAGCCGCCCGAGCGCCTCACGCCCGACGGCTTCGAGACGCAGCTCGCCGTCAACCACCTCGCACACTTCCTGCTCACCTCGCTGCTCACCGACACGCTCAAG AAATCGGCGCCGAGCCGCGTGATTGTGGTGACGTGCAAGTCGCACTTCAAGGGGCGCATCCACCGCGACGACCTCAACAGCGCCACCGCAAGCGACGCCTACAACCAGAGCAAGCTCGCCAACGTGCTCTTCGCCAGGGAGCTCGGACGCCGGATGCTCG GCACGGGCGTGGCAGTCTCGGCGGTGGACCCGGGTTTCTCGGACACGTACATCACGCGCCACCTGCCGATGTCCCGCAGCTTCACGCGCTTCTTCGTGTACCCGCTGTTCTGGCCCGTGATGAAGAACGCGCGCACCGGCGCACAGACTATCCTGCATGCCGCGCTAGATCCCGCGCTCGCTGATACCAAGGGCGACTACTTTGT cgaCAAGGAGCTGGCGCTGCCGTCGGCTGAGGCGCAGGACTACGAGCTGGGGCTGTGGCTGTGGAAGGTCAGCGACAAGTGGATCACCAGCCGCCTCGCCGCAcccgcccccgccgcgcccCCCACCCTCACACCGGCGCGCGCACCCGCCGTAGCTGCGCCCCTGGTGGCCGCCGCGTGA